CGCCATGTACATCAATGTTCCGATAGAAAAACATCaacaaataatgaaaaagaacaACAAATCTCATAAGACTTTCTCAAATGGAAGAAAGAAGATCGTCTCCTACGCGGATGGATCATCGGAACACTCACAAAAGAAACTTTAGGTCTGGTTATTGGTCTGGATTCATCTCAATCGATTTGGAATACTTTGAAAGAAGCATATGCCCAAGACTTACAAGAACGAGAATTTACTCTTTGACAACAACTCACATATTTGAAAAAGGAACCAAGTCAATCCTTAGCagaacatttaaaaaattcaaaagtaTATGTAATAGCCTAGCAGCCATAGGCAATCCCatactcaataaaataaaagcttaTTCCTTACTTGCAAATCTTGGCTCCAAATATGAATCTTTCACAACTGCAATGCTTAAGCCCCCAATGCCATCTTACTCAGAAAGTGTATCACTTTTACAAGGCTTTGAACAACGAAATTCATGGATTGAAGAATCAAATTCCCCATCATACGCATTCTATGGACATTGCAATCTGAATCAGTAGTAGCAACAACATTACAATCGCAATCctcaaaataatcaattcaCATCAAAAGGAAGAGGTTTTCAGGCTACAAATAACagttttcaatatttaaattttgtagGTCATCATTTGGAATCACAACAATCATCCTAAAGGAATAACAATCGTGTGTCTCGACCACCACCACCTGGTAAATGACGACTGAATATTATAGAGCGAGAGATGTACAAGAATGAGAATTGTCAGCTCTGTGGAAAACAGGGGCATATCCCCAAAATCTGTTGGAGCTTACCAGAACAAACAGGTAATGATGAACTTCTCCAAGCACTTGTAGCACTTATCATAGATACCTCCATCACCGACACTGAATGAACCACTGATACTGGTGCTTCAAATCATATGATTGCAAATTCAGGTATACTtcctaatcttaaaaattatattggtTGTGATTCTGCATTTATCGGTGATGGTTCTTCTTTGAAGATTGATGTAATTGGAGATACCTTAGTTTTTGACAGTAAGAATGAATTAATGTTACGTGATGTATTACTAGTCCTACAATTAACAAGGAATTTACTCTCCATTAGTCAATTGATAACACAATATTCcctgaattataaattttctgaTAAGTTATTTTGTATCAAGGAACGAGCAACATGGCAAACTCTTTTAGTGGGACAACGTAAAGGTGATCTTTATGTTTTCTCTAAGATGAAGGAAGGAAACTTCTCCAATAGACAAAACTCAGGAATAGAGGAGTTATGGCACCAATGTCTTGGAAATCCGCAACACTGTACCGTCAAGATCTTGCATACCAAGAAGTTAATTGAtatcaattcaaataaaaaagttgaTACTGTTTATGAAAGTTTTCAACTAGGCAAACTTAGCAAGTTACCATATCATTCATCTAGTTTTGTTAGTTCTGATATTTTTGAGAGAATTCATTGTGACATTTGGGGTCCAGCCCATGTTTTATCTCTTGGCAAATTTCGATTCTATGCATGCTTTGTTGATGATTATTCTCATTATATATAGGTAATTCCTTTGTGTGCTAAATCTGAATTTGTTGATGTTTATTTGGCATTTGAAAAGTATGTGCAGTGACAATTTAACAaacaaatcaatatttttcataCTGATGGAGGCAGAGAGTTTGTAAACAACAAATTTAAATCTCATTTTCAGCAATAAGGAATCATCCATCATCTTTCATGTCCTTATACTCCTGAACATACAGGAATTTTTGAACGCCAACATCAAACCATTCGAGAACTTGGCATGACTATGATTTTTCATAATGGTGTGCTAATTCTCTATAGGTTGAGGCTTTTACTACAACAGCATTTTTAATCAATCGATTGCCTTCTTCTTCACTAGCATTTGATACACCTTATTTTCACTTATATAGTTCTTACCTTGCATACTTTATTTTACATGTTTTTGGAACTAGATGCTACGCTTATACCTGgaatataaagagaaaaaaatttgatgcTAAAACTGTACCTTGTATTTTTGTAGGTTATAGTAACCAACATAAAGGGTATCGTTGTCTTGATACAAAAACCAACAGGATTTTTGTTTCACGACATGTGGTGTTCGATGGAAATCCTTTTCCTTACAGAACAAATATGTCTTCATCTCTTTCTCCCACTAGCTTCACTGATTTTTTGGAACATTTCCCATCTTTAACAATGGATCAAACCACTGTTCCTCTACTAGATGCATCTCCGCCTCTCCCACAACCAAGCAATATTATGTCTAACTCTTCGACTATATCTGATCTCATAGTCGAAGCTGCTTTCTTTGCCTCTCCTTTGGCCTGTGATTATGACCATTATCATGCATCTCAATCACTAACTATTATAGATCCTTTGCCACATCCCAATAATCTCATGGATATCATACCTCTTTCTCCTACAGCTTACAGCCTTCCTGACACCAGTAGTTCCTCACCCATTTCTTCTACCTTAAATTCTGattcttctttatttgttgAACAGGTACCACCGTCATCTCATCCTATGGTCACTAAAGCTCAACATGGCATCTACAAACCCAATCCCCATTATGCTCTCCTCCTTGAATGTGGTGATATTCCTAAAGAGCCACGTACTGTCAAAATGGCTCTTCAACATGCTAGCTGGAAACAAGCGATGATTAAGGAACTTGATGCACTgcataaaaatcaaacatgGACCTTGGTACCTCGAGAACCTCATATTGAATGTTGTCGGTTCAAAATGGGTGTTTAAAGCTAAATTGAATACAAATGGTACTCTTGATTGACTAAAGGCCAGGTTAGTTGCCAAAGGGTACCATTAGGTTGATGGCATAAACTATAACGAAACTTTTTCTCCAGTTATAAAACCAGGTACAATTCGTTTAGTCCATAGTCTAGCCTTAGTTCAAAGATGGGAAATTAAACAACTTGACATCAAAAATGCCTTTCTTCATGGTTTCATAAATGAAGATATCTTTATAGATCAACCCCCTAGTATGCATGATTCAACCTTTCCCTCTCATGTTTGTAAACTTCACAAGGCTTTTCACAGTCTTAAGCAAGCACCACGAGCTTGGTTTGAACGTTTTAACTCCTTTTTACTTGCACATGGATTCTTTTGTAGTTTGGCCGAtccatcattttttattttacacgCACCTCTTGATACATTGATTTTACTTCTCTATGTTGATGACATACTTTTGACAGGATCTGATTCGAAGTTACCTGCTGACTTTGTTCAACTCTTGCACTCATAATTTGCCATAAAAGACCTTGGCCCCATACATCATTTCCTTGGAACTGAAATTCAGCGAAGTAACAATTCTCTACatctttctcaaactcactaTGCTTATTCGATTCTTGATAAAGCACAAATGTTTGATTGCAAACAAATGCATACGCTCATGAAATCTAAAACTAAAGGACTCAATGATACCACCCTTTATCTGGATCCTTTCTTTTACCGAAGCATTGTCGGTGCCCTCTAATATTTGACACTAATAAGACAtgacctttctttttttgtcaatTATGTTCCTCAATTTATGCAATCACCATCTCTTGCTAGTATGAAAATGGTTCGTCATATTTTACAATATGTCAAAGGCTCTATTCACCTTGGTTTACAGTTCACTGGTGATACTACAATTAATCTTTGTGCTTtctctgatgcagattgggccgGTTGTCCGACTACACGGAGATCAACAATGGGAATTTGTAACTTCTTAGGATGAAATATTATATCTTGGTGCGCTAAGAAACAACCAACCATTTCTCAATCCAGTACTGAGGCTAAGTATCGTGCTATGGCTAACACTGCTGCAAAATTAACTTGGCTTATCTTTCTCTTACATGATCTTCGTGTTCCTCAATCACAACTGCCAATTCTCTTTTGTGACAATATAAGTGCATTACAAATGACTATTAATCTGGTTTTCCATGCTCGAATTAAGCACATTGAATTAGATTACTATTTTGTTCGTGAAAGGGTCTCAATGGGTCTTCTTATTATTCGACATGTTTCTTCTTCCCTACAAATTGTGGATATCTTTACAAGCCACTGTGTAAAGCTTCCTTAAATCACTTTCGCAACAAACGTTGCCTTCAGCCTTAGCATAGTTTGAGGGAGGGTTTTAAACATCATTCCTCCAACCACCACTTTAAGTCTACAACATGGAGTGATAAGGATGAGAATTGGAGTAATAAGACAGTAGACCAAGTTGTGGTTATCCTTCCAAAAAATTAGAAGAACTATGACTAGTAATTCAAGAAATCTTGTTGGGATCTAATCAATGCATAATGGGCAATTCGTTCGCATCATGGAAAATGGAGAATCAGTTGAGCAATTTACTCCTTTAAAATAGATATGTGACAACATTCTCATATCTGTATAAGTTAactaccttttattttttacttgaaaatttccttttctataaATTTCCTATTATTGATCGTGAAAAGTCTATATATAAGAGATTAATAAGAACTCTCCTCTCACGTTGAGAAGCAAAAAAAGGCTTTCTAcaaatattctttcttttttattttctttactctCCTCCTCTCTCCCTATTAGTTATTTCAATGTCAAGTATTTCTACTTTGACTTTGGGTTGAGTTTCATAAAAGCATCATGACCTTGCAAATTAAGTTCAATCTCTCCAAATTTAACAGAAGATCAAGAGATTTAGCCATAGTGGTGATGGCACTATAGCAGTAGAGGCGGTCCCGGCTGTAGTTACTTcatctcttcctttttttcttaggATTTGTTCAGtatctttccttcttttaggcttaattttatttattatggatTTATTTTGTATGGTCTCGTATATTTCATTTGAGaatgaatatttcaattttatttttaaaaaataataataattcatcatAGTCAGATTTGGATaagaaattttatctttagACATATAACAAAAAGGATTTAGTTGTGATTGATGGGCCCAAAACTTTTAACAACTCGTTAACTTATTATTTGACTGCATTTCTTTTTGAACAAGTATTATTTGACTGTATGACAttgatatttgtaattttgttgaattattattaattaagccaacaaattatatgttttatagCATCAGTTTCTTTTTTGGTCTCAAGTTTTGTAGCATCATTTTTCCTCTCTTTATATCCAGTTTAGTTTTGGCTGTGGACAAGTAGAAGAGCCTTGAACCATGGACAAATACACAAAGCAAAGATTGTTAGGCGTTGGAAGCTTTGAGTCTCTTTCTTGGtgagattttttatatttccttCCTGGAATTGTAATCCTGAATTCCTGTATGCATCTAGGCTCTATATAGTTCAAACAACTATGACCGCTGTGCGGTCCAAGCCTAATTCTCTATCAGATTGGTTTGAAAAATTGATGGGAATTGGGATGCACAATTAGCTTTTTAAACTAGTCTACAATATTTCATTTGGGAATCCAGAATAGCTAAAGATTATATAACTACAGAATTCCTACACATAAATTCTTCATTTAAATTATCATCTAACCATTTTcttacaataattatattctacTTCCTTTCTAATCTTGCTAAACATCTTGTGTAATTCCATATAGAACAATTACACACTTCTTCAATATGGGCACCTTACACAATCCAGTCGCATTCTACAGGAGATTTAACAGGATCATAACCCATGTAGTTATCACCATCTAATGAGAAATCACTGCCATCAAATGCCAGATGATTAGCAGGGGCGGCCGGGGAAAGATGAACCTTTGTCAAAATACCCAATAACTGATCTCTTTGTTCTTGCAATTCCAAGACTTGAGATCTTACCGTCTCTACTCGCATATTCAATTCATGGACCATTTTCTGCAAGTGAAAGATAGTCCCTGCGCAGCCATATACGGGATCCCTAAGCCTTGCTGTTGCTTCGTAGATTATTGCCTTCACTGCATCTTCCCTTCTGGTTTCCTCCACCATCTGAATACAAGCCATCAAACCATTAGTATTAgtagaaaatgaataaataaacagGGTATATACAGTTCTTGTTAATTATAACGCAAgcaaattaatataaatataattcaacCTGAATCATTTTGATAACATTGCTAGCACCAAAAACCTTATGAACACCcgcaaaattttcaatttcgTATGGAAAATATGGGGCAAGCACGCAATTATTGTCACATCTTCTACGAAGCATTCTGCAAGCAGCACAGGGTTGATGAGCCTTGCCTCTTGCCAATGCTTGGGAATCCATAGTTTTTACTAGTACAAGGTGTAAAAACTTTTTCCTAAGTTGTCTTAGCTACCAAGTAAGCatctctatatataatatagaagaagaagaagaagaagccaaAAAGAGAAGCAGTTGATGAGCTAAAAATTTCAAAGGTTTAGGCTAAGAAAACAAGTGGAGGCGGCGAATTTGATGATACAATGTTGAAAATTGTGTGACACTTAGCTATTGAGGCAGTGGACCTAACAGCAGTAATAATTCTCAATTTAGagtcttaaaatatttgatggaGGTGGTCACTGTCTATACCAAAGTAAACATACTAACAAATTAAGCCTTCGATTTCTACAGTTTCTTGATTTTCAACTCTCACGTGTTCTTGCACTAATCAAGGTTGCTATTCTTGACAggtatttttaaatttcctGCTAGACCAAAAACTTATAGATGCCAAAATCTGCAGTAACTTCCAAACCTGTAATGTTGATAAACACTATAGCAGTCCATATCCTTATTTGACCACAAGAGACCCATGACGAATTGTTGATGCTGTGTTTGACTTGGTCGACCATTCGACACAGTTAAGACTGGTGATCAGTCTGATGCATATGATGCCTGTTTCCATGGAAGTAACGTGGAGGTCTAAAAGGAGCATTGACTGGATTTGTTGGTTGTATTTGGATTTCTAATAAAAACGTATACATGAAACATATCTCTTGAATGAAAATGATATTCTCATGCTTTGAATTTAAGCACCTTGACGTTCTCATGCTTTCAATTCCAACACCTAAATATAAACACATTTTGCTTTCttattctctttgttttcCATGTCCAAAAGCtagaatgaataaattaaattaataattagtataCTAGTGACCATATATATTGGGTTAGCTCTAAAATCATGGAATGGAATCATTTTCAACTAAATTGCTAATCTAGTAAACATtggtgttttttatttttttcctctttcttgTACATAGTGTTAAAGCTACTGCTTAGCTTGacctttttccttctttaacTCTGTAAGAttatgtaaaagaaaattggagTAATATAATTGCCTTACGCCTACTTAATAGAATCTTACGCCAGTGCTTTCTGTGTTGACCACCTAAAATTTCCAAGTCCATATTGAGTTTTCATGACAAAAGGATGACCGATTTACTCTGTTATAATAAGCATCAGGAATCAAGcacatgaaaataaattagatagtTTATATAgctatttagattttaagaGGTTTTTGACATATGTAACACCTAAAGAAAAACTAGAATGTggtttaatgtatttttattttaggatatataatttattttttatcattttaacacTCTATGAATATAACCGTTATCAAATAATGGCAAAATTGCACTACACGGTTAGTAACTGTTGACGTAGCagttgaaagaaaattggTTATTGCGTGCGACGTCAGAATCTCTTAACGGTGTTGTGCAATTTAATCGTTATTTGCTAATGGTCATATTCATATAATGTTAGagtaacaaaaagaaaactacaTACCCTAAAGTGGAAATATGTTAAAACACAAGATAGTTTAATgaagttttttaaaaaagaatttttttcatttttcaatttataatttttttgattgaAGTCACTTCAtctcttctttttaataaaaatta
The sequence above is drawn from the Ricinus communis isolate WT05 ecotype wild-type chromosome 7, ASM1957865v1, whole genome shotgun sequence genome and encodes:
- the LOC8271164 gene encoding LOB domain-containing protein 1, whose amino-acid sequence is MDSQALARGKAHQPCAACRMLRRRCDNNCVLAPYFPYEIENFAGVHKVFGASNVIKMIQMVEETRREDAVKAIIYEATARLRDPVYGCAGTIFHLQKMVHELNMRVETVRSQVLELQEQRDQLLGILTKVHLSPAAPANHLAFDGSDFSLDGDNYMGYDPVKSPVECDWIV